Proteins co-encoded in one Spirosoma endbachense genomic window:
- a CDS encoding sigma-54-dependent transcriptional regulator, with protein sequence MAKLIIVDDEKSIRAALRDILEYEGYEVDEAKDGEEGLDMIMRTSYDVALCDIRMPKMDGLELLQKANEASKGTQFVMISAYGNVENAVEATKRGAFDFITKPPDLNRLLITVRNAIERAKLVQETKTLKKRIYKLNEIVGESAPIQKVKETINRVAATEARVLITGANGSGKEMVAKQIHEKGSRSNQSLIEVNCAAIPGELIESELFGHEKGAFTGASSRRVGKFEQADSGTLFLDEIGDMSLSAQAKVLRALQENKITRVGGDKEIKVNVRVIAATNKDLRQEIVNGNFREDLFHRLSVIVIHVPPLAERRTDIPLLTDKFLHDIATEYGSTVKELTPDAMTYLQSLPWTGNVRELRNVVERLVIMCGEEITLDDVKAYA encoded by the coding sequence ATGGCCAAATTGATTATCGTAGATGACGAGAAGAGCATTCGGGCAGCTCTACGCGATATTTTAGAGTATGAAGGTTACGAGGTGGACGAAGCCAAAGACGGCGAAGAAGGGTTGGACATGATCATGCGCACGAGCTACGACGTAGCGCTGTGTGATATCCGGATGCCCAAAATGGACGGCCTGGAATTGTTACAGAAAGCAAACGAAGCCAGCAAGGGTACTCAGTTCGTGATGATTTCGGCCTACGGCAATGTCGAAAACGCGGTTGAAGCCACAAAGCGCGGAGCCTTTGATTTCATCACCAAACCACCCGATCTGAACCGCCTGCTCATCACTGTCCGGAATGCCATCGAACGGGCCAAGCTCGTGCAGGAAACAAAGACGCTGAAGAAACGAATCTATAAGCTCAATGAGATTGTGGGTGAATCTGCCCCCATTCAGAAAGTAAAAGAAACCATCAATCGGGTGGCGGCAACGGAAGCCCGCGTTCTTATAACCGGAGCCAACGGTTCAGGTAAAGAGATGGTAGCCAAGCAGATTCATGAGAAAGGCAGTCGGTCAAATCAGTCGCTTATTGAAGTTAACTGTGCGGCTATTCCCGGCGAACTGATTGAAAGTGAATTGTTTGGTCACGAAAAAGGGGCGTTCACTGGCGCCAGTTCCCGTCGTGTCGGTAAATTCGAGCAGGCCGACAGTGGAACATTATTTCTGGATGAGATTGGCGATATGAGCCTTTCCGCACAGGCGAAAGTGCTCCGGGCCTTGCAGGAAAACAAGATCACCCGCGTTGGGGGCGATAAAGAAATCAAAGTTAATGTCAGGGTCATTGCGGCTACCAATAAAGATCTTCGGCAGGAAATTGTGAATGGTAATTTCCGGGAAGACTTATTCCACCGCCTGAGCGTGATCGTTATTCATGTTCCGCCCCTGGCCGAACGTCGTACCGATATTCCGCTGCTGACCGATAAGTTTTTACATGATATTGCCACCGAATATGGCTCTACGGTTAAAGAACTGACTCCTGATGCCATGACTTACCTCCAGTCGCTGCCCTGGACGGGTAACGTTCGCGAACTGCGCAACGTGGTTGAGCGGCTGGTTATCATGTGTGGCGAAGAAATTACGCTGGATGATGTGAAAGCATATGCATAA
- a CDS encoding LuxE/PaaK family acyltransferase: MLSTEIASFRQSLRQQILSIHSRPSDQGLFEQLALSVFRYQATHNPIYRDYLQHLASKPEQVTDLSRVPFMPISFFKNHNILTGFQPQPDTLTFASSGTTGEQTSRHFVSDPDLYDAISTRIFEQTYGSLGNFHIVALLPSYLERNNSSLVYMVQRFMAQTGSDKSGFFLHNHHELTEQLRQLTQEPDQKKILLIGVTFGLLDWAESGQDLSFLGQNPNLIVMETGGMKGRRQELLREEVHQILIKALGIQTVHSEYGMTELLSQAYSNGNGLFQPSPTLRVFLRDINDPFLIYPDDYKRTGGINVVDLANLDSCSFIETQDLGQYDDNEGSFRVIGRFDNSDVRGCNLMVI; the protein is encoded by the coding sequence ATGCTTTCGACCGAGATAGCCTCATTTCGGCAATCACTCCGCCAGCAAATTCTGTCTATACATTCCCGCCCGTCGGACCAGGGTCTGTTCGAGCAGCTTGCCTTATCCGTTTTCCGGTATCAGGCCACTCACAATCCCATTTACCGGGATTATCTACAGCACCTTGCTAGTAAACCTGAACAGGTTACAGACTTAAGCCGGGTGCCTTTCATGCCAATCAGTTTCTTCAAAAACCATAACATTCTGACTGGTTTTCAGCCGCAGCCAGACACGCTAACTTTTGCCAGTAGTGGAACAACCGGAGAACAGACCAGTCGCCATTTTGTATCCGATCCGGACCTTTATGACGCCATTAGTACCCGTATTTTTGAGCAAACGTACGGTTCTCTGGGCAACTTCCACATTGTAGCTTTACTGCCATCGTATCTTGAACGAAATAACTCGTCGCTGGTGTATATGGTTCAGCGATTTATGGCCCAGACAGGTTCGGATAAATCTGGTTTTTTTCTCCACAACCACCATGAATTGACCGAACAGCTCCGGCAACTTACTCAAGAACCTGATCAGAAAAAAATTCTGCTTATTGGCGTTACGTTTGGTTTGCTGGATTGGGCCGAGTCGGGGCAGGATTTATCATTTCTGGGGCAAAACCCGAACCTGATCGTCATGGAAACGGGCGGCATGAAAGGTCGTCGCCAGGAGTTATTACGCGAAGAGGTTCACCAGATCCTGATTAAGGCGTTAGGCATTCAAACTGTTCACTCTGAATATGGTATGACCGAATTGCTTTCTCAGGCTTATTCCAACGGGAATGGCCTGTTTCAGCCCAGCCCTACCCTACGTGTGTTTTTGCGCGACATCAATGACCCATTTTTGATATACCCCGATGATTATAAACGCACGGGCGGCATCAACGTCGTCGATTTAGCGAATCTGGACTCCTGTTCGTTCATTGAAACGCAGGATTTAGGGCAGTATGACGACAACGAAGGGAGTTTCCGTGTCATCGGCCGGTTCGACAATTCCGATGTACGGGGCTGTAATCTGATGGTTATCTGA
- a CDS encoding sensor histidine kinase: MLKSFDIYNQNNILKIIVALNLLLVGTGSLLYTNRLITKLETREQQYVQLYAKTIAYLVDPNHFDSGDLTFVTSEILEANRTVPAIYVDPNGQISKPLNIDFPDNLTDNEKEQYLRQRIVDMRKRHPPLVVEVGNGERGLVYYDNSNLLRQMTYFPYVLLAILTALGVLAYLSFSSSRRAEQNRVWVGLAKETAHQLGTPMSSLMAWVEYMRSDPAQFDESITDEIEKDVRRLETITARFSSIGSIPTLKDEDITDVVEQFTGYLAKRISTKVKMSMTSQLPHGETVKINKLLFEWVIENICKNAVDAMKGVGELRLNILALPNHEIAIDITDTGKGIPKASMQKVFTPGFSTKKRGWGLGLTLAKRIVEEYHNGRLFVKSSEVGKGTTFRIVLNADKEKKAVEPQPSVKEA; encoded by the coding sequence ATGCTGAAATCATTCGATATCTACAATCAGAATAATATCCTTAAGATAATCGTCGCGCTGAACCTGTTACTGGTGGGAACGGGGTCACTGTTATATACGAACCGGCTCATCACAAAACTGGAAACCCGCGAACAGCAATATGTACAACTCTACGCAAAAACCATTGCTTACCTGGTTGACCCTAATCACTTCGATTCTGGCGATCTGACCTTTGTGACCAGTGAGATTCTTGAGGCAAACCGAACTGTTCCAGCCATCTATGTCGATCCCAATGGGCAGATATCCAAACCGCTCAATATCGATTTTCCCGATAACCTGACAGACAATGAAAAGGAACAGTATCTAAGGCAGAGGATCGTTGATATGCGTAAACGGCACCCCCCCCTAGTCGTTGAGGTCGGAAATGGTGAGCGAGGATTGGTTTATTACGATAACTCTAATCTTCTCAGACAAATGACCTATTTCCCTTATGTACTACTGGCCATTCTGACGGCTTTAGGCGTGCTGGCTTATTTGTCATTCAGTTCGTCGCGTCGGGCCGAGCAGAATCGGGTGTGGGTAGGGCTGGCCAAAGAAACGGCCCACCAGCTAGGCACGCCTATGTCGTCGCTGATGGCGTGGGTGGAGTATATGCGATCGGACCCGGCCCAATTCGATGAATCCATTACAGATGAGATTGAAAAAGACGTTCGACGGTTGGAAACCATTACGGCCCGATTCTCAAGCATCGGCTCTATACCTACACTGAAAGACGAAGATATTACGGATGTGGTCGAACAGTTTACGGGCTATCTGGCGAAGCGAATTTCGACGAAGGTCAAAATGAGCATGACCAGTCAGTTACCCCATGGCGAGACGGTTAAAATCAATAAACTACTGTTCGAATGGGTTATTGAAAATATTTGCAAAAACGCGGTCGATGCCATGAAGGGTGTCGGTGAGTTAAGGCTTAACATACTGGCTTTGCCCAATCATGAAATAGCCATCGACATTACGGATACAGGAAAGGGCATTCCTAAAGCCAGTATGCAAAAAGTATTTACGCCGGGTTTCAGTACGAAAAAACGCGGCTGGGGATTGGGCCTGACGCTGGCCAAACGGATTGTTGAGGAATACCACAACGGGCGTCTGTTCGTTAAAAGCTCAGAAGTTGGTAAGGGAACAACGTTCCGGATTGTGCTGAATGCCGACAAAGAAAAGAAGGCCGTAGAACCACAGCCTTCCGTCAAAGAAGCGTAA
- the hemA gene encoding glutamyl-tRNA reductase yields MLDTFKSISLSHKTAPLRVRELIALNEDEAKRLMLRLRDFFGLSDLLVVSTCNRTEVYYAFEQDLNAEIARLLLIEKGLTDMDQYLPYFQFFNAHSDAVQHLFEVCVGLHSQVVGDMQIPNQVKQAYQWSADLDMAGPFLHRLMHTIFFTNKRVAQETAFRDGAASVSYAAVDLIDELVGDNQNPNVLVIGLGEIGADVCMNLEARNMKNITLCNRTQAKTEALAQKHGFRIADFANLTDEIRRADVIVSSVMRDEPLITPALLKELTVLTYKYFIDLSVPRSVDAAVEQIPGVLVYNIDHIRNRADEALNQRLAAIPQVEAIVAQAVAEFGDWSKEMVVSPTINKLKNALEQIRRDEIARHLKHLTPDESEKVDKITRGIMQKIIKLPVLQLKAACKRGEAETLIDVLNDLFDLEKQPADEYKHTH; encoded by the coding sequence ATGTTAGACACTTTCAAATCAATTAGTTTATCCCACAAAACGGCTCCTCTCCGGGTACGGGAACTAATTGCACTTAACGAAGATGAAGCAAAGAGGCTGATGCTTCGGTTGCGGGATTTTTTTGGCTTATCGGATCTGCTCGTTGTTTCAACATGCAACCGTACTGAAGTCTATTACGCGTTCGAGCAGGATCTTAACGCCGAAATAGCCCGGTTGTTGCTGATCGAAAAAGGCTTGACTGATATGGATCAGTATTTGCCTTATTTCCAGTTTTTCAATGCACATTCCGATGCCGTTCAGCATCTGTTTGAGGTATGTGTCGGCCTGCATTCGCAGGTAGTTGGCGATATGCAGATACCTAATCAGGTGAAGCAGGCCTACCAGTGGTCGGCTGATCTTGACATGGCCGGGCCGTTCCTGCACCGGCTGATGCACACAATTTTCTTTACCAACAAGCGGGTAGCCCAGGAAACTGCCTTCCGCGATGGGGCCGCTTCTGTTTCCTACGCAGCCGTAGATTTAATCGACGAATTAGTTGGCGACAATCAGAATCCGAATGTTCTGGTAATTGGCTTAGGGGAAATTGGAGCCGATGTTTGCATGAACCTGGAAGCCAGGAACATGAAAAACATAACGCTTTGCAACCGGACTCAGGCTAAAACCGAAGCATTAGCTCAGAAACATGGCTTCCGCATTGCTGATTTTGCGAATCTGACCGATGAAATTCGTCGGGCCGACGTGATTGTTTCATCGGTTATGCGCGATGAGCCGTTAATTACACCGGCATTGTTGAAGGAATTGACTGTACTGACCTATAAATATTTTATTGACCTGTCTGTTCCGCGTAGTGTCGATGCTGCTGTTGAGCAGATTCCGGGCGTACTGGTTTATAATATTGATCATATCCGTAACCGGGCCGATGAAGCCCTGAACCAACGTTTAGCCGCCATTCCGCAGGTTGAAGCCATTGTGGCGCAGGCCGTGGCCGAATTTGGCGACTGGTCGAAGGAAATGGTTGTTTCGCCAACGATCAATAAACTGAAGAACGCGCTGGAGCAGATTCGCCGGGATGAAATTGCCCGTCACCTGAAGCACCTGACCCCCGATGAGTCTGAAAAGGTGGACAAAATTACGCGGGGTATCATGCAGAAGATTATCAAGCTGCCTGTTCTTCAACTGAAAGCCGCCTGTAAACGGGGAGAAGCCGAAACGCTGATCGACGTTCTGAACGATTTATTTGATTTGGAAAAACAGCCTGCTGACGAATACAAACACACACATTGA